From a single Fulvivirga ulvae genomic region:
- a CDS encoding NAD(P)-binding domain-containing protein, which produces MKKHFDYIILGAGPAGLQLGYYLQKNNSDYLILEGGDAPGTAFKKFPRHGTLISINKVHTGYDDHEINLRWDWNSLLSENEDLTFKNYSSAYFPKATALLQYLADYAKDAELNIMFKQKVDNIARENDTEKGNFQLTTSSGEAFYCNKLIIATGFSKPYLPNIPGIELTDNYVDMTLDKKEFENKKVLVLGKGNSGFETADYLTDTAALIHVSSPNSVKLAWQTHYVGHLRAINNNFLDTYQLKSQNALLDADITNISMKDGKYHVHVVYAHANGEEEILEYDKILVCTGFKLDRSIFDENCMPEVVINDRLPALNMDWESKNIPHMYFAGTLMQSNSYKKTTSGFIHGFRYNVKTLFHILQNKYEQKTLPSKKLDCNFQSVADAILNRINSSSALWQQFGYLVDLVDIGDEDATYYYELPKGYNPVENPRHYFTISLEFGPSQENVFMVNRNPSAEKAEESFFLHPVIRHYCGSEMVSCLHLVEDLFGEWKHEEKHVSVLKKYVESEMARINADVVMS; this is translated from the coding sequence ATGAAAAAACATTTTGATTACATTATTCTTGGAGCAGGCCCTGCTGGCTTACAGCTAGGGTATTATTTACAAAAGAATAATTCCGATTATCTGATACTCGAGGGTGGTGATGCCCCCGGAACTGCTTTTAAAAAATTTCCGAGACATGGCACCCTGATCTCCATTAACAAAGTGCATACCGGCTACGACGATCATGAAATAAACCTGAGATGGGATTGGAATTCTCTGCTAAGCGAGAATGAAGATCTTACCTTTAAAAACTATTCCAGCGCATATTTCCCTAAAGCTACAGCCCTTTTACAGTATCTGGCTGATTATGCCAAAGACGCTGAACTCAATATCATGTTTAAGCAAAAAGTAGATAATATAGCCAGGGAAAATGATACTGAAAAAGGAAACTTTCAGCTTACCACATCTTCAGGCGAAGCTTTCTACTGTAATAAGTTGATCATAGCTACCGGCTTTTCAAAGCCTTACTTGCCCAATATCCCAGGTATTGAGCTTACTGATAATTACGTGGATATGACCCTTGACAAAAAGGAATTTGAAAACAAGAAGGTATTGGTGCTGGGAAAAGGTAACTCAGGTTTTGAAACGGCTGATTATCTCACGGATACGGCAGCGCTTATACATGTTTCAAGCCCCAACTCCGTAAAGCTTGCCTGGCAAACGCATTATGTGGGGCATCTGAGGGCCATAAATAACAACTTCCTGGATACCTACCAGTTAAAATCACAAAATGCTTTGCTGGATGCCGATATTACCAATATTTCCATGAAGGATGGCAAGTATCACGTACATGTGGTTTATGCTCATGCGAATGGTGAGGAAGAAATATTGGAGTATGACAAGATTCTGGTTTGTACAGGATTCAAGTTGGATAGGTCTATCTTCGACGAAAACTGTATGCCGGAAGTAGTAATAAACGACCGGTTACCCGCCCTGAACATGGATTGGGAATCAAAGAACATACCTCACATGTACTTTGCAGGTACTCTTATGCAGTCTAACTCATATAAGAAAACCACTTCTGGATTTATTCATGGATTCAGATATAATGTGAAGACACTTTTTCACATCCTGCAAAACAAGTACGAACAAAAGACACTACCTTCAAAAAAGCTGGATTGCAATTTCCAATCTGTAGCGGACGCAATATTGAACAGGATCAACAGTTCTTCAGCACTTTGGCAACAGTTCGGTTACCTGGTCGACCTGGTGGATATAGGTGATGAAGACGCTACCTACTATTATGAACTGCCCAAGGGGTACAATCCTGTTGAAAATCCACGGCATTATTTTACCATTTCATTAGAGTTCGGCCCAAGCCAGGAAAATGTATTCATGGTAAACAGAAATCCTTCAGCCGAAAAAGCAGAAGAGTCATTCTTCCTACACCCGGTTATCAGACATTACTGTGGAAGTGAAATGGTTTCATGCCTGCATTTGGTAGAGGACCTGTTTGGCGAATGGAAACATGAAGAAAAGCATGTTAGCGTGCTGAAAAAATATGTGGAATCTGAAATGGCCCGGATCAATGCCGATGTTGTAATGAGCTGA
- a CDS encoding serine hydrolase domain-containing protein gives MMKNLKYLLLAAVLASGCFTAKAQKRKTFTANGNTIEVKTFNEKISHMMSEVGVPGASLAIIDNNQVVFSHNYGYKQLKDKNKVDENTLFEAASLSKSFLVFAAFKMVEDGQLDLDKPMYKYMEHEELAHDERYKLITPRMILSHSSGIENWKSNNNPDTLEIMSDPGEEYVYSGEGYNYLAKVMAKQRNESIETLYDKVIYQPLQLKNTYSYFMSRGTEPVNYALGHDSFGGEMEKWKSDEFLPSTTVNTTAADYARLIVSTFNKQHINPASLQTMLEPLVPVGKDYPGLYYAAGFEVSYSEGDTVIFQAGSNDGFKAQLCYSVTKKRGVVLLTNSDRGTLMTSKVNDWTTGLDLDPYFGPDPFVQYPSNAIELLKVYNRTNADDMFVRLEDLKAESKGDIGINTLNELAWVFMRENMEISKKLVEENVKLYPESSVSYYVLGKINMAQEEYAVAYECLKKAEALKFDMAPLEFDINDCAQKLGKN, from the coding sequence ATGATGAAAAACCTTAAGTATTTACTGCTGGCCGCAGTGCTGGCCAGTGGATGTTTTACCGCAAAGGCTCAAAAACGAAAGACTTTTACAGCGAATGGAAACACCATTGAAGTCAAAACTTTTAATGAAAAAATCAGCCACATGATGAGTGAGGTCGGCGTACCCGGTGCGTCGTTAGCTATCATTGACAACAATCAGGTGGTGTTTTCTCATAACTATGGCTATAAACAACTGAAGGACAAAAACAAGGTTGATGAGAACACCCTGTTTGAAGCAGCCTCGCTGTCGAAGAGCTTTCTGGTATTTGCTGCTTTTAAGATGGTAGAAGACGGACAGCTTGATCTGGATAAGCCCATGTATAAGTATATGGAGCATGAAGAGCTGGCGCATGACGAGCGATACAAGTTAATTACCCCTCGCATGATCCTGAGCCATTCATCCGGTATCGAGAACTGGAAATCGAATAATAACCCGGATACCCTTGAGATAATGAGTGATCCCGGAGAAGAGTATGTTTACTCTGGTGAAGGGTATAATTACCTTGCTAAAGTGATGGCTAAGCAGCGCAACGAGTCTATTGAAACACTTTATGATAAGGTGATCTATCAGCCCTTGCAGCTTAAAAATACATATTCTTATTTCATGAGTAGAGGCACGGAGCCTGTCAACTATGCATTAGGACATGATTCTTTCGGAGGCGAAATGGAAAAGTGGAAAAGTGATGAGTTTTTACCGTCCACCACGGTCAACACCACTGCGGCAGACTATGCCAGGCTGATTGTTTCAACATTTAACAAACAACATATAAACCCGGCGAGCTTACAAACCATGCTAGAACCCCTCGTGCCTGTAGGAAAGGATTATCCCGGATTGTATTACGCTGCCGGTTTTGAAGTGTCATATAGTGAGGGTGATACTGTGATATTCCAGGCAGGCAGTAACGATGGCTTTAAGGCCCAGTTATGCTATTCGGTGACCAAAAAGAGGGGAGTTGTACTGCTCACTAATAGCGACAGGGGGACACTGATGACCTCAAAGGTCAATGATTGGACCACAGGCCTTGACCTTGATCCATATTTTGGGCCGGATCCTTTTGTGCAATACCCCAGCAATGCCATTGAGTTACTTAAAGTGTATAACAGGACCAATGCCGATGACATGTTTGTAAGACTTGAAGATCTAAAAGCTGAGTCGAAAGGTGATATAGGGATCAATACCCTGAATGAATTGGCCTGGGTCTTTATGCGCGAGAATATGGAGATATCCAAAAAGCTGGTAGAAGAGAATGTTAAGCTCTACCCTGAGTCGTCGGTATCCTATTATGTACTGGGCAAAATCAATATGGCACAAGAAGAGTATGCTGTAGCATATGAATGCCTGAAAAAGGCCGAAGCTTTGAAATTTGATATGGCCCCACTGGAATTTGATATTAACGACTGTGCTCAAAAACTGGGCAAAAACTGA
- a CDS encoding non-ribosomal peptide synthetase, protein MIFQTELIEKLQAGADHQLQAIKSAEKEIGYAELLSMANKITAFLLSKGVTDQAIVGVYLKDRCDIICTMVGVMNARCVFVPIDEKLPASRLEKMSENLNLKYLITSKTSASFQGSDALDQYYLEDILEDTPDDEILYPEYNADDSLYVYFTSGSTGTPKGVVGRNDSLLQFLKWEISEFEMHKPFRFSQFVSPYFDAFLRDVFVPLLTGGLICIPPDHDSFFTPEDMVQWIDNNAINYIHCVPSVLRVFNTKELKEENFKDLRYVLLSGEKIIPSELLHWYEVFGSRIQLVNLYGATETTMVRSFYRIKPEDAKQQKISIGAPIADTELLVANNNLEKCNPLVPGDLYIITNYTAKGYLNDEALTKEKFIRIRVGTPDETTAYRTGDKARLMPGGKIDLMGREDRQVKMRGIRVELDEIETILFQAEQVKNAVVVKHVDENVPAATSESLVAFVVASDNARGSADLDKHINEHVRRHLPEYMVPSRVVEVKEFPLLSNGKVDFKALTELLHQDKTAIETPTNDVETTILGIWKEILGDKQISITDTFHSIGGNSLGIMRLIGRLYKEFGIRISLNELFNNATIQKQAELINKATKDSLYVINPSESKPYYHTSSAQERMYYNYVMNRSSTTYNLPLAWWVEGAADKGEIEKALNTLVARHEGFRTTFHLENDDLVQKVEDEIQFEVEEIDAGDQSADEAIASFIRPFDLSKAPLLRCGIITLKDGKHILVMDTHHIVCDGMSQVILLSDFIRVYAGQQLEPLNIQYKDYAEWEHAFKRNEAYVSCREFWLKQFEGDIPKLELPVTATPDDMSEDGGKAIFEIERDKIMPLLDVLKGEEVTHFSVLFSTLYLYLSQLTGQDDIVVGCASSGRMQHEVERVVGMFAKTLPIRQQIDINTSFKDFVRNTHKLLVQANSQQVYDLADIARDVNANRTQAVRSLFDVMFIFQNFERDNNATTNESFKRYEIEGATSKYPLTLYASEGQDTYNFRFEYSTAYFTQSDIELLIAQFQTLVYRIAENADQHILEYLSEEDESSAMEEEISFNL, encoded by the coding sequence ATGATTTTTCAAACAGAGTTAATCGAGAAGCTACAAGCCGGTGCTGACCATCAACTACAAGCTATCAAATCGGCTGAGAAGGAAATTGGTTATGCAGAGCTTTTGTCCATGGCCAATAAGATCACAGCATTTTTGCTGAGCAAAGGAGTTACAGATCAAGCCATAGTAGGTGTTTACCTCAAAGACAGGTGTGATATCATTTGTACTATGGTGGGGGTGATGAATGCGCGATGTGTTTTTGTGCCAATTGATGAAAAACTGCCAGCTTCCAGGTTAGAAAAGATGAGCGAAAATCTCAACCTTAAATACCTGATCACCTCTAAAACATCGGCTTCGTTTCAAGGGAGTGATGCACTGGATCAGTACTATCTGGAAGATATATTGGAAGACACTCCTGATGATGAAATTCTGTATCCTGAGTACAATGCTGATGACAGCCTCTATGTTTACTTTACCTCAGGCTCCACCGGCACCCCTAAAGGTGTCGTCGGTAGAAACGATAGTCTGTTACAGTTCCTGAAGTGGGAAATTAGCGAATTTGAAATGCATAAACCCTTTAGGTTCAGTCAATTCGTTAGCCCGTATTTCGATGCTTTTTTACGAGATGTATTCGTGCCGTTGTTAACCGGTGGACTGATATGTATACCTCCCGATCATGATTCATTTTTCACCCCGGAAGATATGGTGCAGTGGATTGATAACAATGCCATTAACTATATCCATTGTGTGCCAAGTGTGCTTCGTGTTTTTAACACCAAAGAACTGAAAGAAGAAAACTTTAAAGATCTCCGCTATGTGCTGCTTTCCGGGGAGAAGATCATTCCATCCGAATTGCTGCACTGGTACGAAGTCTTTGGCTCTCGCATCCAGCTTGTAAACCTCTATGGAGCTACGGAAACTACCATGGTACGCTCCTTTTACAGAATTAAGCCAGAGGATGCCAAACAACAGAAGATATCTATAGGAGCACCTATAGCTGACACAGAACTTTTGGTAGCCAATAATAACCTGGAAAAGTGTAACCCGCTGGTTCCTGGTGACCTCTATATTATCACCAACTACACTGCCAAAGGCTACCTGAACGATGAAGCCCTGACGAAGGAAAAATTCATCAGGATCAGAGTAGGTACTCCTGATGAGACCACCGCTTATAGAACCGGAGACAAAGCGAGGTTGATGCCGGGTGGTAAAATTGATCTTATGGGGCGTGAAGACAGGCAGGTAAAAATGCGCGGCATAAGGGTGGAACTTGATGAGATAGAAACCATACTCTTTCAGGCTGAGCAGGTGAAAAATGCCGTAGTGGTCAAGCATGTGGATGAAAATGTACCGGCAGCGACCAGTGAATCTCTGGTGGCCTTTGTTGTAGCCAGCGATAATGCGCGTGGCAGTGCCGACCTGGATAAGCATATTAACGAACATGTCAGAAGACATTTACCGGAATACATGGTGCCTTCAAGAGTAGTGGAGGTGAAGGAGTTTCCGCTGCTCAGCAATGGGAAAGTTGACTTTAAAGCCTTGACAGAGCTTCTGCATCAGGACAAGACTGCCATTGAGACGCCAACAAATGATGTGGAGACTACTATATTGGGCATTTGGAAAGAGATATTGGGAGATAAGCAGATCTCCATCACAGATACCTTCCATAGCATAGGAGGTAACTCTCTGGGTATTATGCGTTTGATCGGACGACTTTACAAAGAGTTCGGTATCAGAATATCACTGAATGAATTATTCAACAACGCAACCATACAAAAACAGGCAGAACTGATCAATAAAGCGACTAAAGACAGCCTTTATGTGATCAACCCGTCAGAGTCCAAACCGTACTATCATACCTCTTCTGCCCAGGAAAGGATGTACTACAATTATGTTATGAACAGATCTTCCACCACTTACAACCTGCCATTGGCCTGGTGGGTAGAGGGTGCAGCGGATAAAGGAGAAATAGAAAAGGCGCTGAACACCCTGGTGGCAAGACATGAAGGTTTTAGAACAACTTTCCATCTTGAAAATGATGACCTCGTTCAGAAGGTTGAGGACGAAATTCAATTTGAAGTAGAGGAAATCGACGCAGGTGATCAGTCGGCAGACGAGGCTATTGCCAGCTTCATCAGGCCATTTGACCTGAGTAAAGCTCCATTATTGAGATGTGGGATCATTACATTGAAAGACGGGAAGCACATTCTCGTTATGGACACCCACCACATTGTTTGTGATGGTATGTCGCAGGTTATTTTGCTATCCGACTTTATCCGGGTGTACGCAGGCCAGCAGTTGGAACCCCTTAACATTCAGTACAAAGATTACGCAGAGTGGGAACATGCTTTTAAAAGAAATGAAGCCTATGTGTCGTGTCGTGAGTTTTGGCTGAAGCAGTTTGAAGGAGACATCCCGAAACTGGAGCTTCCGGTTACAGCGACCCCCGATGATATGTCTGAAGATGGCGGCAAAGCAATATTCGAGATTGAGCGCGACAAAATCATGCCACTGCTTGATGTGCTCAAGGGAGAGGAGGTCACGCACTTCTCGGTGCTGTTCTCTACATTGTACTTGTATCTATCACAGCTTACAGGTCAGGATGATATCGTTGTTGGTTGTGCAAGCTCGGGAAGAATGCAGCACGAGGTGGAAAGAGTCGTAGGGATGTTTGCTAAAACATTACCCATTCGTCAACAGATAGATATAAATACAAGCTTTAAAGACTTTGTGAGAAATACACATAAACTGCTCGTACAAGCCAACAGCCAGCAGGTTTATGATCTTGCAGACATTGCGAGAGATGTAAATGCCAACCGTACCCAGGCAGTAAGGAGCTTATTTGATGTGATGTTCATCTTCCAGAATTTTGAGAGAGATAACAATGCCACCACTAACGAAAGTTTTAAGCGATATGAAATAGAGGGGGCAACTTCAAAATATCCTCTTACACTTTATGCCAGTGAAGGTCAGGATACCTACAACTTCAGGTTTGAGTATTCTACAGCATATTTCACCCAATCCGATATTGAACTGCTCATTGCTCAGTTCCAGACATTGGTTTACAGGATTGCTGAAAATGCAGATCAGCATATACTGGAATATCTGTCTGAAGAGGATGAATCTTCCGCCATGGAAGAAGAAATATCTTTTAACCTATAG
- the asnB gene encoding asparagine synthase (glutamine-hydrolyzing), producing the protein MCGICGFIKFDQRASGEDKMIVDKMNEKLIHRGPDAQDSLIFENVALGFSRLSIIGLENGMQPLYNEDESLVLICNGEIFNYIELREQLKSRGHTFKTSSDVEVILHLYEEKGTSFLNDLNGQFAFALYDKRRKVLICARDQMGIVPFFYTKVGQTFIFGSEIKAILEHPLVQREVDLVGLDQVMTFAGLISPRTMFKNINSLENGHYIEVDDNGEISKHEYWDLIYPEGEMKMNGKPETYYVDKLEELFENSIKLRLRADVPSGFYLSGGLDSSMIAMKVNKLVPDVEKEAFSIDFIDSQHSESIYQKLIAKESNSRLNQKTFFYEDISERLQLSVYHSECPIKETYNTASLALSEKVRSNGIKVIQSGEGADEFFAGYVGYRFDKMRQMNFVQNESSPEEEKLRYDLWGDESFFYERNFLDYDITKRSLYSAALNESFDEINCLNHHVINKDRVKNRDILNKRAYIDYKIRLVDHLVSDHGDRMALANSVEARYPFLDKELIAFSTQVPSELKLNDFTEKYILKTMARRFMPKEVFEREKFHFIAPGSPYLLQKNIEYINDVLSYDTIKRQGYFNADEIEKLKNTYKQEGFTINAPYETDLLITVITFGILLEQFFE; encoded by the coding sequence ATGTGCGGTATTTGCGGGTTTATTAAGTTTGATCAGAGAGCCTCAGGCGAAGATAAAATGATCGTGGACAAGATGAATGAAAAGCTTATCCACCGGGGACCCGATGCTCAGGACTCCCTGATCTTTGAAAATGTAGCCTTAGGCTTCAGCAGGCTTAGCATTATAGGGCTGGAAAATGGTATGCAGCCATTATACAACGAGGATGAATCCCTTGTGTTAATCTGCAATGGTGAAATTTTTAATTATATAGAGCTTAGAGAGCAACTGAAAAGCAGGGGACACACCTTTAAAACAAGTTCCGATGTGGAGGTGATACTTCATCTTTATGAAGAAAAAGGAACAAGTTTCCTCAATGACCTGAATGGGCAGTTCGCCTTTGCCTTGTATGACAAGCGAAGAAAAGTACTGATCTGCGCTCGTGATCAGATGGGTATCGTACCATTTTTTTATACCAAAGTCGGGCAGACCTTTATTTTCGGATCAGAGATAAAAGCCATTCTTGAACACCCGCTTGTACAACGTGAAGTTGACCTTGTAGGCCTTGATCAGGTCATGACATTTGCCGGACTGATAAGTCCGAGAACGATGTTTAAGAATATCAATAGCCTTGAAAATGGCCACTATATTGAAGTAGACGATAACGGTGAGATCTCCAAGCATGAATACTGGGACCTCATCTACCCGGAAGGAGAAATGAAGATGAATGGGAAGCCAGAGACGTACTATGTTGATAAGCTTGAAGAACTGTTCGAAAACTCTATCAAACTTCGTCTTAGAGCTGATGTACCCTCAGGATTCTATCTGAGTGGCGGACTCGATTCTTCCATGATCGCCATGAAGGTCAATAAACTGGTGCCTGATGTGGAGAAAGAAGCATTTTCGATCGACTTCATTGACTCCCAGCACTCAGAGTCTATCTACCAGAAATTAATAGCCAAAGAGAGTAACTCCAGACTGAACCAAAAAACATTTTTCTATGAAGATATCAGCGAGCGGTTACAGCTTTCAGTTTATCATAGCGAATGCCCCATAAAGGAAACTTACAATACGGCATCGCTGGCTTTATCAGAAAAAGTGAGGTCTAACGGCATCAAAGTGATCCAGTCAGGCGAGGGAGCCGATGAGTTTTTTGCAGGCTATGTGGGTTACAGGTTCGATAAGATGAGACAAATGAACTTTGTCCAAAATGAGTCCAGCCCTGAGGAAGAAAAGCTAAGGTATGACCTCTGGGGAGATGAGTCCTTCTTCTATGAAAGGAACTTTCTGGATTATGACATCACCAAAAGGAGCCTCTACTCGGCTGCCTTGAATGAGTCGTTTGATGAAATTAACTGTCTCAACCATCATGTGATCAACAAAGACCGGGTAAAAAACAGAGACATTCTGAATAAAAGAGCCTACATAGATTATAAGATCCGACTGGTCGATCACCTGGTGTCTGACCATGGCGACAGGATGGCGCTGGCCAATTCCGTAGAGGCCAGGTATCCGTTTCTTGATAAAGAACTGATTGCCTTCTCTACCCAGGTGCCTTCCGAACTTAAACTCAATGATTTTACGGAGAAATACATCTTAAAAACCATGGCCAGAAGATTTATGCCCAAAGAGGTTTTTGAGAGAGAGAAGTTTCACTTCATAGCGCCGGGAAGTCCCTATTTGTTGCAGAAGAATATTGAGTACATCAACGATGTATTGTCCTATGACACCATCAAAAGGCAAGGGTATTTCAACGCTGATGAAATAGAGAAACTTAAAAATACCTATAAACAAGAGGGCTTTACCATTAACGCCCCATACGAAACGGATCTGTTGATCACGGTGATAACCTTCGGGATTTTGCTGGAGCAATTTTTCGAATAA
- a CDS encoding cupin-like domain-containing protein yields the protein MQDLIKKLFSLMQDGVCQTALSGVCEVTLDNNGDRVSAFIELNNNKLKLVEEASQKPDVVVSMKQETLAGVLENLDRFDLRDPKFLMQVSVEGDLALAGYLFNLIKRPSEKVYELIRNTEEKCHDYKDSVTEIRRIHKPSKEEVLNLIDESMPFVMTGVLDDWEFLSSTMDEIKKKFGDTRLRPVLEKGKEGFETMGDFIEKVENTTGDIVYTGGCDLPPAMWSKFRLPFFSPETFTTPQIWMGSKSGDNPCTALHRDCCNGMLANILGRKKMILFSPEQTEYLYALKAFNTFQTCEIKNVIGVDTNEFPAFAKARALEVIVGPGELLVIPAFWWHCVYAVDNVFSVSAGMQWDAWEELKPGNETVSLTI from the coding sequence ATGCAAGATTTGATTAAAAAATTGTTTAGCCTTATGCAGGATGGTGTCTGTCAGACAGCACTTTCCGGCGTATGTGAAGTCACTTTGGACAACAATGGTGATCGCGTTTCCGCATTTATCGAGCTTAATAACAATAAGCTGAAACTAGTAGAAGAAGCATCTCAAAAGCCAGATGTAGTTGTAAGCATGAAGCAGGAAACGCTCGCCGGAGTATTGGAAAACCTGGACAGGTTTGACCTGAGAGACCCGAAATTTTTAATGCAGGTATCAGTTGAAGGAGACCTTGCCCTTGCAGGCTATCTCTTCAATTTGATCAAAAGACCATCTGAAAAAGTTTACGAATTGATCCGTAATACTGAGGAGAAATGTCACGATTATAAAGATAGCGTGACCGAGATCAGGCGAATTCATAAACCTTCAAAAGAGGAAGTACTTAACCTGATTGATGAGTCAATGCCGTTCGTAATGACCGGGGTGCTGGATGACTGGGAGTTTTTGTCATCTACGATGGATGAAATTAAGAAGAAGTTTGGTGATACACGTCTTCGCCCGGTTCTTGAAAAAGGAAAGGAAGGCTTTGAAACTATGGGTGATTTCATCGAAAAGGTAGAGAATACCACCGGAGATATTGTGTATACCGGAGGGTGCGATCTGCCACCGGCTATGTGGTCTAAATTCAGGTTACCATTCTTTAGCCCCGAAACCTTCACCACGCCACAGATCTGGATGGGGTCAAAGTCAGGGGATAACCCTTGTACAGCACTGCACAGAGACTGCTGCAACGGCATGCTGGCCAATATTTTGGGCAGGAAGAAAATGATCCTGTTCTCACCTGAGCAAACAGAATACCTCTATGCATTGAAAGCATTCAATACCTTTCAAACCTGTGAGATCAAGAACGTGATAGGCGTCGATACCAATGAGTTTCCTGCATTTGCCAAAGCCCGTGCACTTGAAGTTATCGTTGGTCCCGGTGAGTTATTAGTCATCCCGGCTTTCTGGTGGCACTGTGTATATGCAGTAGACAATGTTTTCTCTGTCAGCGCAGGTATGCAGTGGGATGCCTGGGAGGAACTCAAGCCAGGAAATGAGACAGTCAGCCTTACTATTTGA